From Frateuria aurantia DSM 6220, one genomic window encodes:
- a CDS encoding ribose-phosphate diphosphokinase, which translates to MLFTGNAYRALAEDIAARLGVPLGKAFIGHFSDGEVQIEIEENVRRQEVFVLQPTGAPSAENLFELLTLVDALKRASAASVTAVIPYLGYSRQDRRTRSARVPITAKLVAKLISTAGVDRVLTVDLHADQIQGFFDIPVDNVYASPVLLADIWRQHEIKDVIVVSPDVGGVVRARALARRLDDADLAIIDKRRPKANVATVMNIIGEVEGKTCILVDDMVDTAGTLCAAAAALKQHGARKVVAYCVHPVLSGAAISNIENSQLDQLVVTNTLPLRPDAQACAKIRQLSVAELLAETIRRIAYGESVSSLYVD; encoded by the coding sequence ATGCTGTTTACCGGCAACGCCTACCGGGCGCTGGCCGAAGACATCGCTGCCCGACTGGGCGTGCCGCTGGGCAAGGCCTTCATCGGCCACTTCAGCGACGGCGAAGTCCAGATCGAGATCGAAGAAAACGTCCGTCGCCAGGAAGTGTTCGTGCTGCAGCCGACCGGCGCGCCGAGTGCGGAAAACCTGTTCGAACTGCTGACCCTGGTCGATGCCCTCAAGCGCGCTTCGGCCGCCAGCGTCACCGCGGTGATTCCCTATCTGGGCTATTCGCGACAGGATCGCCGGACCCGCTCGGCCCGCGTGCCGATCACTGCCAAGCTGGTTGCCAAGCTGATCAGCACTGCCGGTGTCGATCGCGTGCTGACCGTCGACCTGCATGCTGACCAGATCCAGGGCTTCTTCGACATTCCGGTCGACAATGTCTATGCCTCGCCCGTGCTGCTGGCCGATATCTGGCGCCAGCACGAGATCAAGGACGTCATCGTGGTCAGCCCCGATGTCGGTGGCGTGGTGCGTGCCCGTGCGCTGGCCCGTCGACTGGACGATGCCGACCTGGCCATCATCGACAAGCGCCGGCCCAAGGCCAACGTCGCCACCGTGATGAACATCATCGGCGAAGTCGAAGGCAAGACCTGCATCCTGGTCGATGATATGGTCGATACCGCCGGCACCCTGTGCGCCGCCGCTGCCGCCCTGAAGCAGCATGGTGCCCGCAAGGTCGTCGCCTACTGCGTGCATCCGGTGCTGTCCGGCGCCGCGATCAGCAATATCGAGAACTCGCAGCTGGACCAGCTGGTGGTGACCAACACCTTGCCGCTGCGTCCCGACGCCCAGGCCTGCGCCAAGATCCGCCAGCTGTCGGTGGCCGAGCTGCTGGCCGAGACCATCCGCCGTATCGCCTACGGCGAATCGGTCAGCTCGCTCTACGTCGACTGA
- a CDS encoding 50S ribosomal protein L25/general stress protein Ctc produces the protein MANIHEIKAESRKDEGKGASRRLRHAAYVPAVVYGAGKAPQSIQIEHNTILLAARHEWFFSSVLDLNIDGNVEKVLVRDWQKHPFKQQMLHMDFQRVDQNALLRANVPLHFLNQDTSPAGKASHVVVSHALTEVEVTCLPKDLPEFIEVDLASLTEGDIIHLSQIKLPAGVTSVQLALGEEHDVAVVTAQAVKEEVDAPAADAAGEAEADKK, from the coding sequence ATGGCTAATATTCACGAAATCAAGGCCGAAAGCCGCAAGGACGAGGGGAAAGGTGCGAGCCGCCGCCTGCGTCATGCCGCTTACGTGCCCGCCGTTGTCTACGGTGCCGGCAAGGCTCCGCAGAGCATCCAGATCGAGCACAACACCATCCTGCTGGCCGCCCGCCACGAATGGTTCTTCTCCTCGGTGCTGGATCTGAACATCGACGGCAACGTCGAGAAGGTGCTGGTCCGTGACTGGCAGAAGCATCCGTTCAAGCAGCAGATGCTGCACATGGACTTCCAGCGCGTCGACCAGAACGCCCTGCTGCGCGCCAACGTGCCGCTGCACTTCCTGAACCAGGACACCTCGCCGGCCGGCAAGGCTTCGCACGTCGTCGTCTCGCACGCACTGACCGAAGTCGAAGTCACCTGCCTGCCCAAGGATCTGCCGGAGTTCATCGAAGTCGATCTGGCCAGCCTGACCGAAGGTGACATCATCCACCTGTCGCAGATCAAGCTGCCCGCCGGCGTGACCTCGGTCCAGCTGGCCCTGGGTGAAGAGCACGACGTCGCCGTCGTCACCGCCCAGGCCGTCAAGGAAGAAGTTGACGCGCCGGCCGCTGACGCCGCTGGCGAAGCCGAAGCCGACAAGAAGTAA
- the pth gene encoding aminoacyl-tRNA hydrolase, protein MSGLKLIVGLGNPGSEYTLTRHNAGFWFVDALARAHGARFAIDGKLHGESAKISIGGQSVWLLKPSTFMNKSGIAVASALRYYKIPAEACLVAHDELDLDAGAVKLKFDGGHGGQNGLRDIIAHLGHGKFHRLRLGIGHPGQRDKVTPWVLGRPSAGDEAAILAAMARADEVLPLAVDGQFERAMKQLHTVQA, encoded by the coding sequence ATGTCAGGATTGAAGCTGATCGTCGGACTGGGCAACCCCGGTTCCGAATACACCCTGACCCGGCACAATGCCGGGTTTTGGTTTGTGGACGCGCTGGCCCGCGCGCATGGCGCCCGCTTTGCCATCGACGGCAAGCTGCACGGCGAAAGCGCGAAAATCAGTATCGGCGGGCAGTCGGTATGGTTGCTCAAGCCCAGCACTTTCATGAACAAGAGCGGCATCGCGGTCGCCTCCGCCTTGCGCTACTACAAGATTCCCGCCGAAGCCTGTCTGGTCGCTCACGACGAGCTGGACCTGGACGCAGGCGCGGTGAAACTGAAATTCGACGGCGGTCACGGCGGCCAGAACGGCCTGCGTGACATCATCGCCCATCTCGGCCACGGCAAGTTCCATCGCCTGCGGCTGGGTATCGGCCACCCCGGCCAGCGCGACAAGGTCACCCCCTGGGTGCTGGGCCGACCCTCGGCCGGCGACGAGGCGGCGATCCTGGCCGCCATGGCGCGAGCCGATGAGGTGCTGCCGCTGGCCGTGGACGGCCAGTTCGAGCGCGCCATGAAACAATTGCATACCGTCCAGGCCTGA
- the ychF gene encoding redox-regulated ATPase YchF: MGIQCGIVGLPNVGKSTLFNALTKAGIEAANYPFCTIEPNVGVVEVPDERLDQLAAIINPQKIVPAIVEFVDIAGLVAGASKGEGLGNQFLANIRETDAIVNVVRCFEDDNIVHVAGKVDPIDDIIVIGTELALADLATVEKAQAREAKKAKGGDKDAKALLPVLDKLLPHLNEGKPARSAPLDAEEKALLKPLTLLTIKPAMYVANVAEDGFDNNPLLDKVRAHAEAEGAPVVVVCAAIESEIAELDDADKAEFLASLGQSEPGLNRLARAAFQLLGLQTYFTAGVKEVRAWTIKVGATAPQAAGVIHTDFERGFIRAQTIAFNDFIQYQGEAGAKEAGKVRAEGKDYIVKDGDVLNFLFNV; encoded by the coding sequence ATGGGTATCCAATGCGGCATCGTCGGCCTGCCTAACGTCGGCAAGTCCACCCTGTTCAACGCGCTGACCAAGGCCGGCATCGAAGCGGCCAACTACCCGTTCTGTACCATCGAGCCCAATGTCGGCGTGGTCGAAGTGCCCGACGAGCGGCTGGACCAGCTGGCCGCCATCATCAACCCGCAGAAGATCGTGCCGGCCATCGTCGAATTCGTCGACATCGCCGGTCTGGTCGCCGGTGCCTCCAAGGGCGAAGGCCTGGGCAACCAGTTCCTGGCCAACATCCGCGAGACCGATGCCATCGTCAACGTGGTGCGCTGCTTCGAAGACGACAATATCGTCCATGTCGCTGGCAAGGTCGACCCCATCGACGACATCATCGTGATCGGCACCGAACTGGCCCTGGCCGATCTGGCCACCGTCGAAAAGGCCCAGGCCCGCGAAGCCAAGAAGGCCAAGGGCGGCGACAAGGATGCCAAGGCCCTGCTGCCGGTGCTGGACAAGCTGCTGCCACATCTCAACGAAGGCAAGCCGGCCCGCTCCGCGCCGCTGGATGCCGAAGAAAAGGCGCTGCTGAAGCCGCTGACCCTGCTGACCATCAAGCCGGCCATGTATGTGGCCAACGTCGCCGAAGACGGCTTCGACAACAACCCGCTGCTGGACAAGGTCCGCGCCCACGCCGAAGCCGAAGGCGCACCCGTCGTCGTCGTCTGCGCCGCCATCGAATCGGAAATCGCCGAACTGGACGACGCCGACAAGGCCGAATTCCTGGCCTCGCTGGGCCAGAGCGAACCGGGCCTCAACCGCCTGGCTCGCGCCGCCTTCCAGCTGCTGGGTCTGCAGACCTACTTCACCGCCGGGGTCAAGGAAGTCCGCGCCTGGACCATCAAGGTCGGCGCCACCGCGCCCCAGGCCGCCGGCGTCATCCATACCGACTTCGAGCGCGGCTTCATCCGTGCCCAGACCATCGCCTTCAACGACTTCATCCAGTACCAGGGCGAAGCCGGCGCAAAGGAAGCCGGCAAGGTCCGCGCCGAAGGCAAGGACTACATCGTCAAGGATGGCGACGTGCTGAACTTCCTGTTCAACGTCTGA
- a CDS encoding type II toxin-antitoxin system HicB family antitoxin — protein sequence MRYPIAIETGTATAAYGVAVPDLPGVFSAGDSLEEAIAQAEDAILLGLEDYAERAEALPKASRLQDLMQRPEFAGWTWAVAQVDPSHLGRKMVRVKITLPDEC from the coding sequence ATGCGCTATCCCATCGCCATCGAGACCGGTACGGCGACTGCCGCCTACGGGGTGGCGGTACCTGATCTGCCCGGGGTCTTCTCTGCAGGCGACAGCCTAGAAGAAGCCATCGCTCAAGCCGAGGATGCAATCCTGCTGGGGCTGGAAGATTATGCCGAGCGTGCCGAAGCCCTGCCGAAGGCATCCAGACTACAGGACTTGATGCAGAGGCCCGAGTTTGCCGGCTGGACTTGGGCGGTGGCTCAGGTGGATCCAAGCCACCTCGGTCGCAAAATGGTGCGGGTCAAGATCACCCTGCCTGATGAGTGTTAA
- a CDS encoding restriction endonuclease: protein MSRMWMVRGDGGRLYDIFREQGVAAIGWSQLAPQVKPGVERKPLMALFRAAYPQVKPGTVVAGASQIWRFVNEIQSGDWVVTYSPANRLYSIGKVVGALEHHPEWAEQGMPLVRKVQWQPQELARDSLGVATKNSLGSTLTVFEIPAAAAADIQAALQGKPAPEIDEPAEDIAADPLADIEAQALERIKDLVNELDWDEMQQLTAGILRAMGYKTQISSPGADRGKDIVASPDGFGFEHPRIVVEVKHRKGQMGSQDIRSFLGGRHKDDRGLYVSTGGFTKDAQYEAERASIPLALWTLDHVVRALIEHYDATDAETKRLVPLKRLYWPA from the coding sequence ATGAGCAGGATGTGGATGGTGCGCGGAGATGGTGGTCGTTTGTACGACATCTTCCGCGAGCAGGGTGTGGCGGCTATCGGCTGGAGCCAGCTGGCGCCGCAGGTGAAGCCCGGGGTGGAGCGCAAACCGTTGATGGCCTTGTTCCGAGCGGCTTACCCGCAGGTCAAGCCTGGCACAGTCGTGGCGGGGGCTTCCCAGATATGGCGCTTCGTCAACGAGATTCAGTCCGGTGACTGGGTGGTGACCTATTCACCGGCCAATCGCCTGTATTCCATCGGCAAGGTCGTCGGTGCGCTTGAGCATCATCCCGAATGGGCCGAGCAGGGCATGCCCCTGGTCCGCAAGGTGCAATGGCAGCCGCAAGAGCTGGCCCGCGACAGCCTGGGTGTGGCGACAAAAAACAGTCTGGGCTCGACCCTGACCGTGTTCGAGATTCCCGCCGCCGCGGCCGCCGATATACAAGCGGCCCTGCAAGGCAAGCCGGCGCCCGAGATCGATGAGCCCGCCGAAGATATCGCCGCCGACCCCCTGGCTGATATCGAAGCCCAGGCCCTGGAGCGTATCAAGGACCTGGTCAACGAGCTCGACTGGGACGAGATGCAGCAATTGACCGCCGGCATTCTGCGGGCCATGGGCTACAAAACCCAGATATCGTCCCCCGGTGCGGATCGCGGCAAGGACATTGTGGCCTCCCCGGACGGCTTTGGTTTCGAGCATCCGCGCATCGTGGTCGAGGTCAAGCACCGCAAGGGGCAGATGGGCAGCCAGGATATCCGCAGCTTTCTCGGCGGTCGCCACAAGGATGATCGCGGCCTGTATGTCAGCACCGGCGGCTTTACCAAGGATGCCCAGTACGAAGCCGAGCGCGCATCCATTCCGCTGGCGCTATGGACCCTGGACCATGTAGTTCGCGCCCTGATCGAGCATTACGACGCCACCGATGCTGAAACCAAGCGCCTTGTGCCGTTGAAGCGGTTGTATTGGCCGGCTTGA
- a CDS encoding type I restriction-modification system subunit M, which yields MTSSQQRDALQRQIWTIANDVRGAVDGWDFKQYVLGSLFYRFISENFVDYITGGDDSVDYAAMDDSEPLIAGAKDDAIKTKGYFIYPSQLFSNVVATASSNDSLNTDLAQIFAAIESSASGYASEQDIKGLFTDFDTTSNRLGNTVADKNRRLADVLKGVARLDFGRFDASHIDLFGDAYEFLISNYAANAGKSGGEFFTPQQVSKLIARLAMHKQTSVNKIYDPACGSGSLLLRARKQFDEHIIEDGFFGQEVNHTTYNLARMNMFLHNISYDKFNIQLGDTLRHPHFGDDKPFDAIVSNPPYSVKWIGSDDPTLINDDRFAPAGVLAPKSKADFAFVLHALSYLSAKGRAAIVCFPGIFYRGGAEQKIRQYLVDNNYVETVISLAPNLFFGTTIAVNILVLAKNKTDTAIQFIDASALFKKGVNNNLLEDTHIDQIMQVFDSKAAIDHFAQLVPMDMIAANDYNLSVSSYVEARDNREVVNIVLLNAELKTTVTRIDQLRKDIDAIVAEIEGEELEA from the coding sequence ATGACCAGTAGCCAACAACGCGACGCCCTGCAACGTCAGATCTGGACCATCGCCAATGACGTGCGCGGCGCGGTCGACGGCTGGGATTTCAAGCAGTATGTGCTGGGCAGCTTGTTCTATCGCTTTATCAGCGAGAATTTCGTCGACTACATCACTGGTGGTGATGATTCGGTGGATTATGCCGCCATGGACGATAGTGAGCCGCTGATTGCCGGCGCCAAAGACGATGCCATCAAGACCAAGGGCTATTTTATCTATCCCAGTCAACTGTTCAGCAATGTGGTGGCCACGGCCAGCAGCAACGACAGCTTGAACACCGATCTGGCGCAGATCTTTGCTGCCATCGAGAGTTCGGCCAGCGGCTATGCCTCGGAACAGGATATCAAAGGCCTGTTCACCGACTTTGACACCACCAGCAACCGCCTGGGCAATACCGTTGCCGACAAGAACAGGCGCCTGGCCGATGTGCTCAAAGGTGTTGCTAGGCTGGACTTTGGCCGCTTTGATGCCAGCCATATCGATCTGTTCGGCGATGCCTACGAATTTCTTATCTCCAACTACGCCGCCAATGCCGGCAAGTCCGGCGGCGAGTTCTTCACCCCGCAGCAGGTCTCCAAGCTGATCGCTCGTCTGGCGATGCACAAGCAGACCAGCGTCAACAAGATCTACGATCCGGCCTGTGGTTCTGGCTCGCTGTTGCTGCGAGCCAGAAAGCAGTTTGATGAACATATCATCGAAGATGGCTTCTTCGGCCAGGAGGTGAATCACACCACCTACAACCTGGCGCGGATGAACATGTTTTTGCACAACATCTCTTACGACAAGTTCAATATCCAGCTGGGTGACACCCTGCGCCATCCGCACTTCGGCGATGACAAACCCTTCGATGCCATTGTGTCCAACCCGCCGTATTCGGTGAAATGGATCGGCAGCGATGACCCTACCCTGATCAATGACGACCGCTTTGCCCCGGCCGGCGTGCTGGCGCCCAAGTCCAAGGCGGACTTCGCCTTCGTGCTGCATGCGCTGAGCTATCTTTCGGCCAAGGGCCGCGCCGCCATCGTTTGCTTTCCCGGCATCTTCTATCGGGGCGGTGCCGAGCAGAAGATCCGCCAATATCTGGTGGACAACAACTATGTGGAGACGGTGATATCGCTGGCCCCAAATCTGTTTTTCGGTACCACCATCGCCGTGAACATCCTGGTGCTGGCGAAAAACAAGACCGATACCGCCATTCAGTTTATCGACGCCAGCGCGCTGTTCAAGAAGGGCGTCAACAACAACCTGCTGGAAGATACGCATATCGATCAGATCATGCAGGTCTTCGATAGCAAGGCGGCTATTGATCACTTCGCGCAATTGGTGCCGATGGATATGATTGCCGCCAACGATTACAACCTGTCGGTCAGCAGTTATGTGGAAGCCAGAGACAACCGCGAAGTTGTAAACATTGTCCTGCTCAATGCCGAGCTTAAAACCACGGTGACCAGGATTGACCAATTGCGCAAGGACATTGATGCCATCGTCGCTGAGATTGAAGGCGAGGAGCTGGAAGCATGA
- a CDS encoding restriction endonuclease subunit S, translating into MSGVNFLDKLLDGVAVKWTALGDERFVEVANAARRPVKASLRVSGKVPYYGANNIQDYVDGYTHDGEYVLIAEDGSASLANYSVQYVAGKFWANNHVHVVRAKQGLNARFLYHYLCAVDFIPYLPNKDRSKLTKGEMIKIPLPIPCPDKPQKSLEIQGEIARILDGLTELTTELTIELATELTARQKQYNYHREQLLNFENGEVNRLPLGHPAVGGFIRGGGFQKKDFAESGFGCIHYGQIYTHYGTFADSTKTFVSEKFFKKARKARPGDLIIATTSENDEDVCKAVAWLGGEEIAVSGDACIYRHNLNPKYVSYFFQTENFQRQKKLRITGSKVRRVNADDLAKLIIPIPSTEEQVRIVAILDKFEVLNSSVAKGLLREIDIRQKQCEYYRDLLLIFPRTEEVEA; encoded by the coding sequence ATGAGCGGCGTAAATTTCTTGGACAAGCTGCTGGATGGCGTTGCCGTAAAGTGGACGGCATTGGGTGACGAGCGCTTTGTAGAAGTTGCGAATGCCGCAAGGAGGCCGGTAAAGGCTTCGCTGCGTGTATCTGGGAAGGTTCCATATTACGGTGCGAATAATATCCAAGACTATGTGGATGGATACACCCATGACGGCGAGTACGTGCTGATTGCAGAGGATGGCTCAGCAAGTCTTGCAAACTACTCTGTCCAATATGTGGCGGGTAAATTCTGGGCAAATAATCACGTGCATGTTGTGCGTGCCAAGCAAGGGCTGAATGCTAGATTTCTCTACCACTATCTGTGCGCGGTGGATTTCATTCCTTACTTACCAAACAAGGACAGATCGAAGTTAACAAAAGGGGAGATGATCAAGATCCCTCTCCCTATCCCCTGTCCAGACAAGCCTCAAAAATCGCTTGAAATTCAAGGCGAAATCGCCCGCATATTGGACGGCCTTACCGAGCTGACCACCGAGCTGACCATCGAGCTTGCTACCGAGTTGACTGCACGTCAGAAGCAATACAACTACCATCGCGAACAGTTGTTGAATTTTGAAAATGGCGAAGTCAATCGATTGCCTTTGGGGCATCCTGCAGTAGGTGGATTTATTCGTGGCGGTGGTTTTCAAAAGAAGGATTTTGCGGAGAGCGGTTTTGGTTGCATTCACTACGGGCAAATTTACACTCACTATGGAACATTCGCGGATTCGACGAAAACATTCGTCTCAGAAAAGTTCTTCAAGAAAGCGCGAAAAGCCCGGCCAGGGGATTTGATAATTGCTACAACAAGTGAGAACGATGAAGATGTCTGTAAAGCGGTTGCTTGGCTTGGGGGAGAGGAAATTGCGGTGAGTGGCGACGCATGCATTTACAGGCATAACTTGAATCCTAAGTACGTATCTTATTTCTTTCAAACTGAAAATTTTCAGAGGCAGAAAAAGTTAAGAATTACAGGTTCAAAAGTGCGGCGTGTAAATGCCGATGATTTGGCTAAGTTGATTATTCCTATTCCTTCGACTGAAGAGCAGGTGCGTATTGTTGCTATCCTTGATAAGTTTGAGGTGCTGAATAGTTCAGTCGCCAAGGGCTTGTTGCGCGAAATAGATATTCGCCAGAAGCAATGCGAGTATTACCGTGATCTATTGCTGATCTTCCCAAGGACTGAAGAAGTGGAGGCATAG
- a CDS encoding type I restriction endonuclease subunit R translates to MVEYTQTIVESNNFIVLDRYSKDWKVADSYQSEGELEREFIHDLEQQGYQYLPALKTPEALLDYVRQQLQALNQVQFSDDEWSRFVESWLDMPSEGVVDKTRKIHDDHVHDFVFDDGRIQNIYLLDKKNPARNTLQVIKQFEQAGSHANRYDVTILVNGLPLVQVELKKRGVAIREAFNQLHRYSKESFNGERSLFKYLQLFVISNGTDTRYFANTTQRSKHSFDFTMHWALADNSPIKDLKDFTATFLQRRTLLDVLLTYSVFDVSNTLLVMRPYQIAATERILWKIRSAHQTKRWNSIEGGGYIWHTTGSGKTLTSFKAARLATELEFIDKVFFVVDRKDLDYQTMKEYQRFSPDSVNGSDSTAGLKRNLEKDDNKIIVTTIQKLNNLMKSEAELPVYRQQVVFIFDECHRSQFGEAQKNLKKRFKQFYQFGFTGTPIFSQNALGADTTASVFGRELHAYVITDAIRDEKVLKFKVDYNDVRPQFKAIETEQDEKKLSAAENRQALLHPTRIREISQYVLKHFRQKTHRLQGSGKGFNAMFAVSSVDAAKAYYESLRALQQGSDKPLKIATIFSFAPNEAQDAVGDIVDESFEVSAMDRSAKEFLSAAIGDYNALFKSNFDVSSKGFQNYYRDLAKRVKDQDIDLLIVVGMFLTGFDVPTLNTLFVDKNLRYHGLIQAYSRTNRILDATKTFGNIITFRDLEQATVDAITLFGENNTRNVVLEKSYQQYMEGFTDTLTGEARRGFVDVVTELEQRFPDASNIVKEFDKKAFAKLFGEYLRVENVLQNYDEYASLKALQNVDLDDPQVVEAFKVEHHLDDEQLAALQLVRLPAERKIQDYRSTYNDIRDWLRREKAGNEKNESTIDWDDVVFEVDLLKSQEISLDYILELIFEKNKKVKDKASLVDEMRRVISASLGNRAKESLVVDFINQTDLDRIGDKASVIDAFFTFAQSEQRLEAEALISGESLNEDAAKRYLATSLKREFASENGTELNTLLPRMSPLNPNYLKKKQEVFQKVAAFVEKFKGVGGAL, encoded by the coding sequence ATGGTTGAGTACACCCAGACCATCGTCGAATCCAACAACTTCATTGTCCTTGACAGGTACAGCAAGGACTGGAAGGTCGCCGACAGCTACCAGAGTGAAGGCGAGCTGGAGCGTGAGTTTATTCATGACCTGGAGCAGCAAGGCTATCAGTACCTGCCTGCTCTCAAGACACCCGAGGCCCTGCTGGACTACGTCCGTCAGCAATTGCAGGCCCTGAACCAGGTCCAGTTTTCGGACGATGAATGGTCGCGCTTTGTGGAGAGCTGGCTGGACATGCCCAGTGAGGGCGTCGTTGACAAGACCCGCAAGATTCACGATGACCATGTGCATGACTTCGTCTTCGATGATGGGCGCATCCAGAACATCTACCTGCTGGACAAGAAAAACCCTGCCCGCAATACGCTGCAGGTCATCAAACAGTTCGAGCAGGCCGGCAGTCATGCCAACCGCTATGACGTGACGATTTTGGTCAATGGTCTGCCGCTGGTACAGGTCGAGCTGAAAAAGCGCGGCGTGGCGATTCGCGAAGCCTTCAATCAGCTGCACCGCTACAGCAAGGAAAGCTTCAATGGCGAGCGCTCACTGTTCAAGTATCTGCAGTTGTTTGTTATTTCCAATGGCACGGATACGCGCTACTTCGCCAATACCACGCAGCGCAGCAAGCACAGCTTCGACTTCACCATGCATTGGGCCCTGGCCGACAACAGTCCGATCAAGGATCTGAAAGACTTCACGGCGACCTTCTTGCAGCGGCGTACCCTGCTGGATGTGTTGCTGACCTATTCGGTGTTCGATGTTAGCAACACCTTGCTGGTGATGCGTCCGTATCAGATCGCCGCCACCGAACGCATCTTGTGGAAAATCAGGAGTGCCCATCAGACCAAGCGCTGGAACAGCATCGAGGGTGGCGGCTATATATGGCACACCACGGGCTCCGGCAAGACGCTGACCAGCTTCAAGGCGGCGCGTCTGGCGACCGAGTTGGAGTTTATCGACAAGGTGTTCTTTGTGGTGGACCGCAAGGATCTGGACTACCAGACCATGAAGGAATACCAGCGTTTTTCGCCCGACAGTGTGAACGGTTCGGACAGTACCGCCGGGCTCAAGCGCAATCTGGAAAAGGATGACAACAAGATCATCGTCACCACCATCCAGAAGCTCAACAATCTGATGAAGAGCGAGGCGGAGCTGCCGGTGTACCGGCAGCAGGTAGTCTTTATTTTTGATGAGTGCCATCGCAGCCAATTTGGTGAGGCGCAGAAGAACCTGAAGAAAAGGTTTAAACAGTTCTACCAGTTCGGTTTCACCGGCACGCCGATCTTTTCGCAAAATGCATTGGGTGCAGACACCACGGCCAGCGTGTTCGGCCGGGAGCTGCATGCCTATGTCATTACCGATGCCATCCGCGACGAAAAAGTGCTCAAATTCAAGGTGGACTACAATGATGTGCGTCCGCAGTTCAAGGCCATTGAAACCGAGCAGGATGAAAAGAAGCTCAGCGCCGCAGAAAACCGCCAGGCCTTGTTGCACCCAACTCGCATCCGTGAAATCTCGCAGTATGTGCTGAAGCATTTCCGCCAGAAAACCCATCGGCTGCAAGGCAGTGGCAAGGGCTTCAACGCCATGTTTGCGGTGAGCAGCGTCGATGCCGCCAAGGCGTATTACGAGTCGCTGCGAGCCTTGCAACAGGGCAGTGACAAGCCGTTGAAGATCGCCACGATTTTTTCGTTCGCACCGAATGAAGCGCAGGATGCCGTCGGCGACATCGTGGATGAGAGTTTTGAGGTATCCGCCATGGACCGCAGTGCCAAGGAGTTTCTGAGCGCGGCCATCGGTGACTACAACGCCTTGTTCAAAAGCAACTTCGACGTGAGCAGCAAGGGCTTTCAGAACTACTACCGTGACTTGGCCAAGCGCGTGAAGGATCAGGACATCGATCTGTTGATCGTGGTCGGCATGTTTCTGACCGGCTTCGATGTGCCAACGCTGAATACCTTGTTCGTGGACAAGAATCTGCGCTATCACGGCCTGATTCAGGCCTATTCGCGTACCAACCGCATTCTTGATGCCACCAAAACCTTTGGCAACATCATCACCTTCCGTGATCTTGAACAGGCCACTGTCGACGCCATCACGCTGTTCGGAGAGAACAATACGCGCAACGTGGTGCTGGAGAAGAGCTACCAGCAGTATATGGAAGGCTTTACCGACACGCTCACCGGCGAGGCACGGCGCGGATTCGTCGATGTGGTGACCGAACTGGAGCAACGCTTTCCGGATGCCAGCAATATCGTCAAGGAGTTCGACAAAAAGGCTTTTGCCAAGTTGTTCGGCGAATATCTGCGCGTGGAAAACGTGCTGCAGAACTACGACGAGTACGCCAGTCTGAAGGCCTTGCAGAATGTTGACTTGGACGATCCGCAAGTCGTTGAGGCGTTCAAGGTTGAGCATCATCTGGATGATGAGCAGCTGGCAGCGTTGCAGCTTGTCCGCTTGCCTGCCGAGCGCAAGATCCAAGACTACCGCTCGACCTACAACGATATCCGCGATTGGTTGCGACGTGAGAAAGCGGGCAATGAGAAAAACGAATCCACCATCGACTGGGATGACGTGGTGTTCGAGGTGGACTTGCTCAAGTCGCAGGAAATCAGCCTAGATTACATTCTGGAATTGATCTTCGAGAAGAACAAGAAGGTCAAAGACAAGGCATCTCTGGTCGATGAGATGCGCCGGGTTATTAGTGCCAGCCTGGGCAATCGAGCGAAGGAAAGCCTGGTGGTTGACTTTATCAACCAGACCGATCTGGATCGGATCGGGGACAAGGCCAGCGTGATCGATGCTTTCTTCACTTTCGCCCAGTCCGAGCAGCGGCTCGAGGCGGAAGCACTGATCAGCGGCGAGTCGCTGAATGAAGATGCAGCCAAACGCTATCTTGCCACCTCATTGAAGAGGGAGTTCGCCAGCGAGAATGGGACCGAGCTGAATACCCTTCTGCCCAGAATGAGCCCGCTTAACCCGAACTATCTCAAGAAGAAGCAAGAGGTCTTTCAAAAAGTCGCTGCTTTTGTTGAGAAATTCAAGGGTGTTGGGGGGGCTTTGTAG